The Corallococcus silvisoli genome contains the following window.
CTCCAGCACCCACGCCCTGCCCACCGTCGCGCAGGCCCACCGCTTCCCGTTCCTCTTCCCCGACCTGGAGGGCGCGCTGCGCTTCACGCTGGGCCGCACCACCGACGGCGCGGAATACCGCCACGGGTGAGCCCGTTGGGGCGGCGCCTGTCGTTCGCGGTGGCGCGGCCCGTGCTTGACACTCCTCGGGAGGGGCGACAGAAGAGCGCCGCTTCCCCCCTCGCGTCGAGGAGTCCTGATGATCCAGGTCGAAGGGCTGACGAAGTTCTACGGCGAGCACGCGGCCATCCGGGACCTGGCCTTCACCATTGGCCAGGGCGAGGTCATCGGCTTCCTGGGCCTCAATGGCGCCGGCAAGTCGACGACGCTCAAGATTCTCGGGTGCGTGCTGCTGCCCACCTCGGGCCGCGTCGTCATTGACGGGCACGACGTGGTGAACCAGTCCCACGAGGTGCGCCAGCGCATCGGCTACCTGCCGGACGTCCCCCCGGTCTACGACGAGATGACGGTGGGCGAGTACCTGGCCTACGTCGCCCGGCTGCGCGACGTGCCGGCGAAGGCCACCGCCACCCACGTGGGCGAGGCCGAGGAGAAGACCGGCCTGCGCGACGTGCACGGCGAGGTCATCTCCACGCTGAGCCACGGCTACCGCCAGCGCGTGGGGCTGGCGCAGGCGCTGGTGCACCGGCCCGCGCTGCTCATCCTCGATGAGCCCACCAGCGGCCTGGACCCGCTGCAGATCGTGGAGATGCGCGACGTCATCCGGGGACTGAAGGGCGCGCACACGGTGCTGGTGTCCAGCCACATCCTCCCGGAGATCTCCCAGACGTGTGACCGGCTGCTCATCATCCACAAGGGCGCGCTGCTGGCGCAGGGCAGCGAGGAGGAGCTGTCGCGCAGCCTGGGCGGGCCGTCCATCGTGCTGGAGGTGCGGGGCGACCGGGCGCGGGCGGTGGAGGCGCTCCAGGGGTTTGGCGCGGTGGAGGTGCGGGAAGGGGAGGGCGGCGTGCTGGGGATGAAGGTCGCGGCGCCGCCGGACCTGCGGCCGCAGGTGGCGCGGGCGGTGGTGGGCGCGGGCCTGGAGCTCTTGCGGCTGGACGCGAACGAGGGACAGCTGGAGGCGCTCTTCCTGCGCCTGACGCATGGACAGGAGGTGCGGGCGTGAAGGCGCTCCTGATTGCCCGCCGCGAGCTGGCCGGCTACCTGCGCACGCTCAGCGGCTACGTCATCCTGGCCATCCTGCTCGCGGTGAACGGGCTGTTCTTCAACGCGTATGCGTTGGGCGGCGCGAGCAAGCGCTCCGCGGAGGTGCTGTCCGGCTTCTTCTACTACTCCAGCGGCTTCACCATCGTGGCGGCCATCCTGGTCTCCATGCGGCTGCTCGCGGAGGAGCGTCAGACGGGCACGCTGCCGTTGCTCTACGCGTCGCCCGTGCGGGACCGGGACATCGTGCTGGGCAAGTTCCTGGCGGGGCTCGCCTTCCTGGCGCTCTACCTGGTGCTCACGCTCTACATGCCGCTGCTGGTGCTGGTGAACGGCAAGGTGTCCTTCGGGCACGTGGCGGCGGGCTACCTGGGCCTGCTCTTGCTCGGCGGTGCTTCGCTGGCGGTGGGGACGTTCGGCTCGTCGCTCGCGAAGAACCAGCTGCTCGCGGCCATCTTCTCCGCGGTGATGCTGGTGGCGCTCATCCTGTGCTGGCTGCTCGCGCGCATCACCGAGCAGCCCCTGGCGGATGTCTTCAGCGCGATGTCGCTGTGGAACCAGCACTACCCCCCGTTCCAGACAGGGCTCATCCACGTGCGGGACGTCGTCTACTACCTGTGCGTCACCTACGTGGCGCTGTTCGCGGCGACACGGGTGTTGGAAGCGCGGAGGTGGCGATGAGCACGCCGGCTTCGTTCGGGACCGGGCTCGCGGCGACGGGGGCGTTCGTCGCGGGGCTCGTCGCTGTCTTCATCGCGGAGCGGGTGCTGGGGGCGGGCTCCGGCCGCGTGGCCCTGGCCGCGCTGGGCGTGGGGGTCGCCGTGGCCGCGACCGCGTGGCGCGTGGTGCGGATGCTCGCGGCGCCCGTGGCCCGGCGCACGCTGGAGCGGTGGGTGCTCA
Protein-coding sequences here:
- a CDS encoding ABC transporter ATP-binding protein; this translates as MIQVEGLTKFYGEHAAIRDLAFTIGQGEVIGFLGLNGAGKSTTLKILGCVLLPTSGRVVIDGHDVVNQSHEVRQRIGYLPDVPPVYDEMTVGEYLAYVARLRDVPAKATATHVGEAEEKTGLRDVHGEVISTLSHGYRQRVGLAQALVHRPALLILDEPTSGLDPLQIVEMRDVIRGLKGAHTVLVSSHILPEISQTCDRLLIIHKGALLAQGSEEELSRSLGGPSIVLEVRGDRARAVEALQGFGAVEVREGEGGVLGMKVAAPPDLRPQVARAVVGAGLELLRLDANEGQLEALFLRLTHGQEVRA
- a CDS encoding ABC transporter permease, translating into MKALLIARRELAGYLRTLSGYVILAILLAVNGLFFNAYALGGASKRSAEVLSGFFYYSSGFTIVAAILVSMRLLAEERQTGTLPLLYASPVRDRDIVLGKFLAGLAFLALYLVLTLYMPLLVLVNGKVSFGHVAAGYLGLLLLGGASLAVGTFGSSLAKNQLLAAIFSAVMLVALILCWLLARITEQPLADVFSAMSLWNQHYPPFQTGLIHVRDVVYYLCVTYVALFAATRVLEARRWR